One genomic segment of Paraburkholderia caffeinilytica includes these proteins:
- a CDS encoding YeiH family protein — MSDTNQTLPTGAAPGEPRSGHSAHGGGLFSTEDWWAVWIGLLVIVIAWALFASGSSIKWLAVAPAKWASVGQAAQDIGKHLPNYVALFIVFAALFGVSLAALKQRVGVFLGSFLILFVVSALIFTLGAWVNASKYNLEPPLVALAIGLLISNVFTLPEWFSAGLRVEFYIKVGIVLLGATLPFTLLVWAGPVAVGQATIVSLVTFFVIFFAAKALGLERRFAAVLGVGGAVCGVSAAIAIAGAVRAKREQASVAITLVVLWAIVMIFVLPFASRSLGLSTAVAGAWIGTSEFADAAGIAAAQAYGDFAKHASGAIAGAPEASLQAFTLMKVVGRDIWIGIWAFVLAIVATTRWESQDSGVKATANVGEIWARFPKFVIGFVIASALVTWIASHYSLVDYRKVVTPEFVAPITALRTWAFTFCFLSIGLTTRLRSLTATGLKPFLAFTAGVAVNIAIGYALSAHVFAPYWNSLGQGS, encoded by the coding sequence ATGAGCGACACCAACCAGACGTTGCCGACCGGCGCGGCGCCCGGCGAACCGCGCAGTGGCCATAGCGCGCACGGCGGCGGACTCTTTTCCACTGAAGACTGGTGGGCCGTCTGGATCGGCCTGCTGGTGATCGTGATTGCGTGGGCGCTGTTCGCCTCGGGCAGCAGCATCAAGTGGCTGGCGGTGGCGCCGGCCAAATGGGCGAGCGTCGGACAGGCCGCGCAGGACATCGGCAAGCATCTGCCGAATTATGTCGCCCTGTTCATCGTGTTCGCCGCGCTGTTCGGCGTGAGCCTCGCCGCGTTGAAGCAACGGGTCGGCGTTTTCCTGGGCTCGTTCCTGATCCTGTTCGTCGTGTCGGCGCTGATCTTCACGCTGGGCGCGTGGGTCAATGCGTCGAAGTACAACCTCGAGCCGCCGTTGGTGGCGCTGGCGATCGGCCTGCTGATTTCCAACGTGTTTACGTTGCCCGAATGGTTTTCCGCTGGATTGCGCGTGGAGTTTTATATCAAGGTCGGGATCGTGTTGCTCGGCGCGACACTGCCGTTCACCCTGCTCGTGTGGGCGGGGCCGGTCGCGGTCGGGCAGGCGACCATCGTGTCGCTCGTGACGTTCTTCGTGATCTTCTTTGCCGCCAAGGCGCTCGGTCTCGAACGGCGTTTCGCCGCCGTGTTGGGCGTGGGCGGCGCGGTGTGCGGCGTGTCGGCGGCGATTGCGATTGCCGGCGCGGTGCGGGCCAAGCGCGAACAGGCTTCGGTCGCGATTACGCTGGTGGTCTTGTGGGCGATCGTGATGATTTTCGTACTGCCCTTCGCGTCACGCTCGCTGGGACTCTCGACGGCGGTCGCGGGCGCGTGGATCGGCACGTCCGAATTCGCCGACGCCGCGGGCATTGCCGCCGCGCAAGCCTACGGCGACTTCGCGAAGCACGCGAGCGGCGCGATTGCCGGTGCACCCGAGGCGTCGCTGCAGGCGTTCACACTGATGAAGGTGGTCGGCCGCGATATCTGGATCGGCATCTGGGCGTTCGTGCTCGCAATCGTCGCGACGACGCGCTGGGAATCGCAGGACAGCGGCGTCAAAGCGACGGCCAACGTCGGTGAGATCTGGGCGCGCTTTCCGAAATTCGTGATCGGCTTCGTGATCGCGTCGGCGCTGGTGACGTGGATCGCCAGCCATTACTCGCTGGTCGACTACCGCAAGGTCGTCACGCCCGAATTCGTCGCGCCGATCACGGCCTTGCGCACGTGGGCGTTCACATTCTGTTTCCTGAGTATCGGGCTGACCACGCGCCTGCGCTCGCTGACGGCCACCGGCCTGAAGCCGTTCCTGGCCTTCACAGCAGGTGTCGCGGTCAATATCGCCATCGGCTACGCGCTGTCCGCGCACGTGTTCGCACCGTACTGGAATAGCTTGGGACAGGGCTCGTGA
- a CDS encoding primosomal protein N' codes for MSEVFVRVALDHPLPTLFDYRCDTPERVAPGMLVSVPFGKRHVVGLVCEVTTHSDVPVDRLRAVNHVCSACPPVSAEWLALTAFAADYYQRGLGEVALPALPQALRDASRWSRLFAPEERYSLTAKGRAALPNTLPARASALRKLAQALAEAEFLIAADVRALHPKAIATLDAWQAEGWVALEVVEAAEALATPASPDTPAPVLPTLTDEQASAVEAIRDANGFAPFLLHGVTGSGKTEVYLRALAEILAAKPGAQALVLVPEINLTPQFESAFRARFAALEGTSIVTLHSGLAEGERARNWFAAHTGRARIVLGTRLAVLASLPKLAIIVVDEEHDPAYKQQEGLRYSARDLAIYRAKQLGLPVVLGSATPSLESWWQADQGRYKRLTLSRRAVAEAVLPTVRLIDLEEERRRGRASVEGLSGPLIAAMKARLERGEQSLVFLNRRGYAPQLACDACGWVAGCPRCSAYVVLHKPERALRCHHCGWESRIPRSCPECGNVDIAPMGRGTQRVEETLASAVPGARVLRIDADSTRRKGSAQALFSDVHAGEVDILVGTQMIAKGHDFQRVSLVGVLNADTALFSHDFRASERLFAQLMQVSGRAGRAGLPGEVLVQTRYPRHALYHALGRHDYVGFANSTLAERRDAHLPPFAYQALLRAEGRTLEAALAFLQQAAAALTEIPAAGRVTVYDAVPLTIVKVMHVHRAQLLIESASRAALQATLRAWQPMLRSLKGVLRWNLEVDPLDI; via the coding sequence GTGAGTGAAGTGTTCGTCCGCGTCGCGTTGGATCATCCATTGCCGACTTTATTCGACTACCGCTGCGACACGCCCGAGCGCGTTGCGCCGGGCATGCTGGTGAGTGTGCCGTTCGGCAAGCGCCATGTGGTCGGTCTCGTATGCGAAGTGACCACTCACAGTGACGTACCCGTCGATCGCCTGCGAGCGGTCAACCATGTGTGTTCCGCCTGCCCGCCGGTGTCGGCCGAATGGCTGGCTTTGACCGCCTTCGCTGCCGACTACTATCAACGGGGTCTCGGCGAAGTGGCGCTGCCCGCTTTGCCGCAAGCCCTGCGTGACGCCTCGCGCTGGTCGCGCCTGTTCGCACCGGAAGAACGCTACAGCTTGACGGCAAAGGGTCGCGCCGCATTGCCGAACACCTTGCCTGCGCGCGCAAGCGCGCTGCGCAAGCTTGCTCAGGCTTTGGCAGAAGCCGAATTTCTGATCGCCGCCGACGTTCGCGCGCTCCATCCCAAAGCCATCGCAACCTTGGACGCCTGGCAGGCTGAAGGCTGGGTTGCGCTGGAGGTGGTCGAAGCCGCCGAGGCGCTCGCCACCCCTGCATCGCCGGATACGCCCGCACCCGTCCTGCCCACCCTCACCGACGAACAGGCGAGCGCGGTCGAAGCGATCCGCGACGCGAACGGCTTCGCGCCGTTCCTGCTGCACGGCGTGACAGGCAGCGGCAAGACCGAAGTGTATCTGCGCGCGCTGGCCGAGATTCTGGCGGCGAAGCCCGGCGCGCAAGCCCTCGTCCTCGTCCCGGAAATCAATCTGACGCCGCAGTTCGAGTCGGCCTTCCGTGCGCGCTTTGCCGCGCTCGAAGGCACCTCGATCGTCACGCTGCACAGCGGTCTCGCGGAAGGCGAACGCGCCCGCAACTGGTTCGCCGCCCACACCGGGCGAGCTCGCATCGTGCTCGGCACCCGGCTGGCGGTGCTCGCGTCGCTACCGAAACTGGCGATCATCGTGGTCGACGAGGAACACGATCCGGCCTACAAGCAGCAGGAAGGCTTGCGCTATTCGGCGCGCGATCTGGCGATCTACCGCGCCAAGCAACTCGGGTTGCCGGTTGTGCTCGGTTCGGCCACGCCGTCGCTGGAAAGCTGGTGGCAGGCGGATCAGGGGCGCTACAAGCGTCTCACGCTGTCGCGCCGTGCCGTCGCCGAGGCCGTCCTGCCGACCGTCAGGCTGATCGATCTGGAAGAGGAGCGGCGACGCGGGCGAGCCTCGGTGGAGGGTTTGTCCGGGCCGCTGATCGCGGCGATGAAGGCGCGGCTCGAGCGCGGCGAGCAAAGTCTCGTGTTCCTGAATCGGCGCGGTTACGCGCCGCAGCTTGCCTGCGACGCCTGTGGCTGGGTGGCCGGTTGTCCGCGTTGCAGCGCCTACGTCGTGTTGCACAAGCCCGAGCGCGCGCTACGCTGCCACCATTGCGGTTGGGAATCGCGCATTCCGCGCTCGTGCCCGGAGTGCGGCAATGTCGATATCGCGCCGATGGGCCGCGGCACGCAACGTGTCGAAGAAACGCTGGCAAGCGCGGTGCCCGGCGCCCGCGTGCTGCGCATCGACGCCGACAGCACGCGCCGCAAAGGCAGCGCGCAGGCGCTGTTTTCCGATGTCCACGCCGGCGAAGTCGACATTCTCGTCGGCACGCAGATGATCGCGAAGGGCCACGACTTCCAGCGGGTGTCGCTGGTGGGCGTGCTGAACGCCGACACCGCCCTGTTTTCACACGACTTCCGTGCGAGCGAACGTCTCTTCGCGCAATTGATGCAAGTGAGCGGCCGCGCGGGCCGTGCCGGTTTGCCGGGTGAAGTGCTGGTGCAGACGCGCTATCCGCGCCATGCGCTGTATCACGCGCTGGGGCGGCACGACTACGTCGGTTTTGCCAATTCAACACTGGCCGAGCGGCGCGACGCCCATCTGCCGCCGTTCGCCTATCAGGCTTTGCTGCGCGCCGAAGGCCGCACGCTCGAAGCCGCGCTCGCTTTCCTGCAGCAGGCCGCCGCCGCGCTGACGGAGATCCCGGCCGCCGGGCGCGTAACGGTCTATGACGCCGTGCCGCTCACCATCGTCAAGGTGATGCACGTGCATCGGGCGCAATTGCTGATCGAAAGTGCGTCGCGGGCCGCGTTGCAGGCCACCTTGCGCGCATGGCAACCGATGCTGCGGAGCCTGAAAGGCGTGCTGCGCTGGAATCTCGAAGTCGATCCGCTCGACATCTGA
- the hemE gene encoding uroporphyrinogen decarboxylase translates to MAHKLLNDTFLRALLRQPTDYTPIWLMRQAGRYLPEYNATRGRAGSFLGLAKNPAYATEVTLQPLERYPLDAAILFSDILTVPDAMGLGLEFVAGEGPTFARPVRTEDDVARLAVPDIDATLRYVTDAVREIRTALTDAQGRQRVPLIGFSGSPWTLACYMVEGGGSADFRTVKSMLYARPDLMHRILDVNAKSVAAYLNAQIEAGAQAVMIFDTWGGALADGVYQRFSLQYIQQVVSQLKRDHDGEKVPVITFTKGGGLWLDEIAEIGVDAVGLDWTVNLAKARERVGSKVALQGNIDPSVLFAPPASIRMEARAVLDSFGNHPGHVFNLGHGISQFTPPEHVAELVDEVHRHSRAIRSGAHAPV, encoded by the coding sequence GTGGCCCATAAACTCCTGAACGACACTTTCCTGCGCGCGCTGCTGCGCCAGCCGACCGACTACACGCCGATCTGGCTGATGCGGCAGGCTGGCCGCTACCTGCCGGAATACAACGCCACGCGGGGTCGCGCGGGCAGTTTCCTCGGTCTGGCGAAGAATCCGGCGTACGCAACGGAAGTCACGCTGCAGCCGCTCGAGCGCTACCCGCTCGACGCCGCGATCCTCTTCTCGGACATCCTGACCGTGCCGGACGCCATGGGCCTGGGTCTGGAATTCGTGGCCGGCGAGGGGCCGACATTCGCCCGGCCGGTGCGCACGGAAGACGATGTGGCGCGCCTCGCAGTCCCCGATATCGACGCCACGCTGCGCTACGTGACCGACGCGGTGCGCGAAATCCGCACGGCGCTGACCGACGCGCAAGGCCGTCAGCGCGTGCCGCTGATCGGTTTTTCAGGCAGCCCTTGGACGCTTGCGTGCTACATGGTCGAAGGCGGCGGTTCGGCGGACTTCCGCACGGTCAAGTCGATGCTCTACGCGCGCCCGGACCTGATGCACCGCATTCTCGACGTCAATGCGAAGTCGGTTGCGGCGTACCTGAATGCGCAGATCGAAGCCGGCGCGCAAGCGGTGATGATTTTCGACACGTGGGGCGGGGCGCTCGCGGACGGCGTCTACCAACGCTTCTCGCTGCAGTACATCCAGCAGGTCGTGAGTCAGTTGAAACGCGATCACGACGGCGAAAAAGTGCCGGTGATCACCTTCACGAAGGGCGGCGGGTTGTGGCTCGACGAGATCGCCGAGATCGGCGTGGACGCGGTCGGTCTCGACTGGACCGTGAACCTCGCCAAGGCGCGCGAGCGCGTGGGTAGCAAAGTGGCCCTGCAAGGCAATATCGATCCTTCGGTGTTGTTTGCGCCGCCGGCATCGATCCGCATGGAGGCACGCGCCGTGCTCGACAGCTTCGGTAATCATCCGGGCCACGTTTTCAATCTCGGCCACGGCATTTCGCAGTTCACGCCGCCGGAGCATGTCGCCGAACTCGTGGATGAAGTGCATCGTCATAGCCGCGCGATTCGCAGCGGCGCGCATGCACCAGTCTGA
- a CDS encoding transporter substrate-binding domain-containing protein, with product MNKAALALFGVLASVLMHAGAAQAQTAAATPSRLDEILTRGTLRACTTGDYKPYSFYKADGQFEGIDIEMTESLAKSLGVKAEFVKTSWPNLMNDFVAKCDVGVGGVSPTLERQKRAFFTQAYMVDGKTPIVRCDDVDKYQTVAQIDQPATRVIVNPGGTNERFAKQYFPHANLTVYPDNVTIFKQILAGKADVMVTDASETLLQQKLNPGLCSVHPDKPFQYGEKAWLLPRGDVAFQQYVDQWLHLARATGEYQAISDKWLK from the coding sequence ATGAACAAGGCAGCACTCGCACTGTTCGGCGTTTTGGCCAGTGTTTTGATGCACGCAGGCGCGGCCCAGGCGCAGACCGCCGCCGCTACGCCCTCGCGGCTCGACGAAATCCTCACGCGCGGCACGCTGCGCGCCTGCACGACCGGCGACTACAAGCCCTACTCGTTTTACAAGGCGGACGGCCAGTTCGAAGGCATCGACATCGAGATGACCGAGTCGCTCGCCAAATCGCTCGGCGTAAAGGCGGAATTCGTCAAGACGTCCTGGCCCAACCTGATGAACGACTTCGTTGCGAAATGCGACGTCGGCGTGGGCGGCGTTTCACCAACGCTCGAGCGCCAGAAGCGCGCGTTTTTCACGCAGGCGTACATGGTCGACGGCAAGACGCCGATTGTCCGGTGCGACGACGTCGACAAGTATCAGACCGTGGCGCAAATCGATCAGCCGGCAACCCGCGTGATCGTCAATCCGGGCGGCACCAACGAGCGTTTTGCCAAGCAGTATTTTCCGCATGCGAACCTGACCGTCTATCCGGACAACGTGACGATCTTCAAACAGATCCTCGCCGGCAAGGCCGATGTGATGGTGACGGACGCGTCGGAGACCCTGTTGCAACAGAAGCTGAATCCGGGCCTTTGCTCGGTGCATCCGGACAAACCCTTCCAGTACGGCGAGAAGGCCTGGCTGCTGCCGCGCGGTGATGTCGCCTTCCAGCAATACGTCGATCAGTGGTTGCACCTTGCGCGCGCCACAGGCGAATATCAGGCGATCTCGGATAAGTGGCTGAAGTAA
- a CDS encoding AMP-binding protein, producing the protein MATHMSGEGALIEPKDNLSYVRGSTEIPLSEAPVAQFLRDTAARFPDRPAVVFREQGIRWTWKEFAEEIDVLAAGLLALGIVKGDRVGIWSPNRVEWLLTQFATARIGAVLVNINPAYRLAELEYALNKVGCKAIIAAERFKTSMYLEMLQELAPELATQAPGELRAARLPDLRFVIRMCDTETPGMLTFSDVIEQGRATLDVAKLDAIGATLSSHDAINIQFTSGTTGNPKGATLTHRNVVNNARYIAMAMRLTEQDGLCIPVPLYHCFGMVLAVLACVSAGANMVFPGEGFDPAATLAAVAEEQCTALHGVPTMFIAELDHPNFATYDFSRLRTGIMAGSPCPIETMKKVVSKMHLNEITIAYGMTETSPVSFQSSTTDPLDKRTTTVGRIQPHLEVKIVDPLGAIVPVGETGELCTKGYSVMQGYWGDEAKTRESIVDGWMHTGDLATLDAEGYCNIVGRLKDMLIRGGENIYPREIEEFLFRHPKIQSVQVFGVPDAKYGEEVCAWIVLRAGEQATAEDIQQFCQGQIAHYKVPKYIRFVDELPMTVTGKVQKFVMRERMISELKVQEDKTA; encoded by the coding sequence ATGGCAACCCACATGTCAGGCGAAGGTGCACTCATCGAACCCAAGGACAACCTGTCGTATGTTCGTGGATCGACCGAGATCCCGTTGAGTGAAGCGCCGGTAGCCCAGTTTCTGCGCGACACTGCGGCGCGTTTCCCTGACCGCCCGGCCGTGGTGTTTCGTGAGCAAGGAATCCGCTGGACGTGGAAGGAATTTGCCGAAGAAATCGACGTGCTGGCGGCCGGGCTCCTCGCGCTCGGCATCGTGAAAGGCGACCGTGTCGGCATCTGGTCGCCGAACCGGGTGGAATGGTTGCTCACCCAGTTCGCGACGGCACGCATCGGCGCCGTGCTGGTCAACATCAACCCGGCTTACCGGCTCGCCGAACTCGAGTACGCGTTGAACAAGGTGGGCTGCAAGGCGATCATTGCCGCAGAGCGTTTCAAGACGTCGATGTACCTTGAGATGCTGCAGGAGCTCGCGCCGGAATTGGCAACGCAAGCCCCCGGCGAACTGCGCGCCGCTCGCTTGCCCGATCTGCGCTTTGTGATCCGCATGTGCGACACGGAAACGCCCGGCATGCTGACCTTCTCCGACGTGATCGAGCAGGGCCGCGCAACACTCGACGTCGCGAAGCTCGACGCCATCGGCGCGACGCTGTCCTCTCACGATGCAATCAACATTCAGTTCACCAGCGGCACGACGGGCAACCCGAAGGGCGCGACCCTGACCCACAGGAATGTCGTCAACAACGCCCGCTATATCGCGATGGCGATGCGTCTGACGGAGCAGGACGGCCTGTGCATTCCCGTCCCGCTCTATCACTGCTTCGGCATGGTGCTGGCGGTGCTGGCGTGCGTGTCGGCCGGTGCGAATATGGTGTTTCCAGGCGAGGGCTTCGATCCAGCCGCCACCCTGGCCGCCGTCGCCGAAGAGCAATGCACGGCGCTGCACGGGGTGCCGACGATGTTTATCGCCGAACTCGATCATCCGAACTTCGCCACTTACGACTTCTCGCGCCTGCGCACCGGGATCATGGCCGGTTCGCCGTGCCCGATCGAGACGATGAAGAAAGTCGTCTCGAAGATGCATCTGAACGAGATCACGATCGCGTACGGCATGACGGAGACCAGCCCGGTGTCCTTCCAGAGTTCGACTACCGATCCGCTCGACAAGCGCACCACGACGGTCGGCCGTATCCAGCCACATCTGGAGGTAAAGATCGTCGATCCGCTCGGCGCGATCGTGCCGGTCGGCGAGACGGGCGAACTGTGCACCAAGGGCTATTCGGTGATGCAAGGCTACTGGGGGGACGAAGCGAAGACGCGGGAAAGCATCGTCGACGGCTGGATGCATACCGGGGATCTGGCGACGCTGGATGCCGAAGGCTATTGCAACATCGTCGGCCGCCTGAAGGACATGCTGATTCGGGGCGGCGAAAACATCTACCCGCGCGAGATTGAAGAGTTTTTATTCCGTCATCCGAAAATTCAGAGCGTGCAGGTCTTCGGCGTGCCCGACGCGAAGTACGGCGAGGAAGTGTGCGCGTGGATCGTGTTGCGTGCAGGAGAGCAGGCGACAGCAGAGGACATCCAGCAGTTCTGCCAGGGCCAGATCGCGCACTACAAGGTGCCGAAGTACATCCGCTTCGTCGATGAATTGCCAATGACGGTGACCGGCAAGGTGCAGAAATTCGTCATGCGCGAACGGATGATCAGCGAATTGAAGGTGCAGGAAGACAAGACGGCCTGA
- a CDS encoding F0F1 ATP synthase subunit epsilon, which translates to MATIKVDVVSAEEQIFSGQAKFVALPGEAGELGILPGHTPLITRIRPGAVRIEAENGEEEFVFVAGGILEIQPGAVTVLADTAIRGKDLDEAKAEDARKRAEEALQNTGSNLEYATAQAELAYATAQLAAIQRLRKLRGQN; encoded by the coding sequence ATGGCAACCATTAAAGTAGACGTCGTCAGCGCGGAAGAGCAGATCTTCTCGGGCCAGGCGAAGTTCGTCGCGCTGCCGGGCGAAGCAGGTGAACTCGGCATTCTGCCGGGCCACACGCCGCTCATCACGCGGATTCGTCCGGGTGCGGTGCGCATCGAAGCTGAAAACGGCGAAGAAGAGTTTGTGTTCGTCGCTGGCGGCATCCTCGAAATCCAGCCTGGCGCTGTGACGGTTCTCGCCGACACGGCGATCCGCGGCAAGGATCTCGACGAAGCCAAGGCCGAAGATGCACGCAAGCGTGCGGAAGAAGCGCTGCAGAATACGGGTTCGAACCTCGAATACGCCACCGCGCAAGCGGAACTGGCGTACGCGACGGCTCAACTCGCTGCGATCCAGCGTCTGCGCAAGCTGCGCGGTCAGAACTAA
- the atpD gene encoding F0F1 ATP synthase subunit beta: protein MSTTALVEGKIVQCIGAVIDVEFPRESMPKIYDALILEGSELTLEVQQQLGDGVVRTICLGASDGLRRGTTVKNTGKPISVPVGKPTLGRIMDVLGRPIDEAGPISSDVVRGIHQKAPAFDELSPSTELLETGIKVIDLICPFAKGGKVGLFGGAGVGKTVNMMELINNIAKEHGGYSVFAGVGERTREGNDFYHEMKDSNVLDKVALVYGQMNEPPGNRLRVALTGLTMAEHFRDEGLDVLFFVDNIYRFTLAGTEVSALLGRMPSAVGYQPTLAEEMGKLQERITSTKTGSITSVQAVYVPADDLTDPSPATTFGHLDATVVLSRDIASLGIYPAVDPLDSTSRQIDPNVIGEEHYSITRGVQQTLQRYKELRDIIAILGMDELAPEDKLAVARARKIQRFLSQPFHVAEVFTGSPGKYVPLKETIRGFKMIVDGECDHLPEQAFYMVGTIDEAFEKAKKIQ from the coding sequence ATGAGTACTACTGCTTTGGTAGAAGGCAAGATCGTACAGTGCATCGGCGCGGTGATCGACGTGGAATTTCCGCGTGAATCCATGCCGAAGATTTACGACGCGCTCATTCTCGAAGGTTCGGAACTGACCCTCGAAGTCCAGCAACAGCTGGGCGACGGCGTCGTCCGTACCATCTGTCTGGGTGCCTCGGACGGTCTGCGCCGCGGTACGACGGTGAAGAACACCGGCAAGCCGATCAGCGTGCCGGTTGGCAAGCCGACCCTCGGCCGGATCATGGACGTGCTGGGTCGTCCGATCGACGAAGCCGGCCCGATCAGCTCGGACGTGGTTCGCGGTATTCACCAGAAGGCTCCGGCGTTCGACGAACTGTCGCCGTCGACGGAACTGCTCGAAACGGGCATCAAGGTTATCGACCTGATCTGCCCGTTCGCGAAGGGCGGTAAGGTTGGCCTGTTCGGTGGCGCCGGCGTGGGCAAGACCGTGAACATGATGGAACTGATCAACAACATCGCTAAGGAACACGGTGGTTACTCCGTGTTCGCGGGTGTTGGCGAGCGTACCCGCGAAGGGAACGACTTCTATCACGAAATGAAGGACTCGAACGTTCTCGACAAGGTCGCGCTGGTGTACGGCCAGATGAACGAGCCGCCGGGCAACCGTCTGCGCGTCGCGCTGACCGGCCTGACGATGGCTGAGCACTTCCGTGACGAAGGCCTCGACGTGCTGTTCTTCGTCGACAACATCTACCGTTTCACGCTGGCAGGCACGGAAGTGTCGGCACTGCTCGGCCGTATGCCGTCGGCAGTGGGCTATCAGCCGACGCTGGCTGAAGAAATGGGTAAGTTGCAAGAGCGTATTACGTCGACCAAGACGGGCTCGATTACGTCGGTTCAGGCCGTGTACGTCCCTGCGGATGACTTGACCGACCCGTCGCCGGCTACGACTTTCGGCCACCTGGACGCAACCGTCGTGTTGTCGCGTGACATCGCTTCGCTGGGTATCTACCCGGCGGTCGACCCGCTCGATTCGACCTCGCGTCAGATCGACCCGAACGTGATCGGTGAAGAGCACTACTCGATCACGCGCGGCGTGCAGCAAACGCTGCAGCGCTACAAGGAACTGCGCGACATTATCGCGATTCTGGGTATGGACGAACTGGCGCCGGAAGACAAGCTCGCCGTTGCGCGTGCTCGTAAGATCCAGCGTTTCCTGTCGCAGCCGTTCCACGTCGCTGAAGTGTTCACGGGCTCGCCGGGCAAGTACGTTCCGCTGAAAGAAACGATCCGTGGCTTCAAGATGATCGTTGACGGCGAGTGCGACCACCTGCCGGAACAAGCGTTCTACATGGTCGGCACGATCGACGAAGCCTTCGAAAAGGCCAAGAAGATCCAGTAA
- the atpG gene encoding F0F1 ATP synthase subunit gamma yields MAGMKEIRGKIKSVQNTRKITKAMEMVAASKMRRAQERMRAARPYADKVRDIAAHMSRANPEYRHPFMVSNEGAKTAGIILVTTDKGLCGGMNTNVLRASLQKFKELEGQGKTIEATAIGTKGLGFLNRLRAKVVSNVVHLGDTPHLEKLIGAVKVQLDLYSEGKVSAVYLAYTRFVNTMKQEPVIEQLLPLSADQFERKDEDGTTPSTQWDYIYEPDAQAVVDELLVRYVEALVYQAVAENMASEQSARMVAMKAASDNAKTVINELQLVYNKSRQAAITKELSEIVGGAAAV; encoded by the coding sequence ATGGCTGGAATGAAGGAAATTCGCGGCAAGATCAAGAGCGTGCAAAACACGCGCAAGATCACGAAAGCGATGGAGATGGTGGCCGCATCGAAGATGCGCCGCGCTCAGGAGCGCATGCGCGCTGCTCGCCCGTATGCCGACAAGGTCCGCGATATCGCTGCGCACATGAGCCGTGCGAACCCGGAGTATCGTCACCCGTTCATGGTGTCGAACGAAGGCGCGAAAACGGCCGGCATCATCCTCGTCACGACCGATAAAGGTCTGTGTGGCGGGATGAATACCAACGTGCTGCGTGCGTCGCTGCAGAAGTTCAAGGAACTGGAAGGCCAGGGCAAGACGATCGAAGCAACTGCGATCGGCACCAAGGGTCTGGGTTTCCTGAACCGTCTGCGCGCCAAGGTGGTGTCGAACGTCGTGCATCTGGGCGACACGCCGCATCTGGAAAAGCTGATCGGCGCGGTGAAGGTGCAGCTCGACCTGTACTCGGAAGGCAAGGTTTCGGCGGTGTACCTCGCGTACACGCGCTTCGTCAACACGATGAAGCAGGAGCCGGTGATCGAGCAACTGCTGCCGCTGTCGGCAGATCAGTTCGAGCGCAAGGACGAAGACGGCACGACGCCGAGCACGCAGTGGGACTACATCTACGAGCCGGATGCACAGGCAGTGGTGGACGAACTGCTGGTGCGTTATGTCGAAGCGCTGGTCTATCAGGCCGTCGCGGAAAACATGGCATCGGAGCAGTCGGCACGGATGGTCGCAATGAAGGCCGCTTCGGACAATGCGAAGACGGTCATCAATGAATTGCAGCTTGTGTACAACAAGAGCCGCCAGGCCGCGATCACGAAAGAACTGTCGGAAATCGTCGGTGGCGCAGCGGCAGTCTGA